Proteins from one Rhizobium sp. CB3090 genomic window:
- a CDS encoding phage holin family protein yields the protein MANHRDDRSLTELMTGLVADISGLFRKEIDLAKAEASENLNRALGGVEILLVGLVFAIGAIGVLLTAAVNGLAAFLVARNIAEPSADTLAALIVGVIVALLAWAMVARGISTLRGSSLKLDKTTTSLRRDVDVVKERVQ from the coding sequence ATGGCAAATCACCGAGATGACCGCTCTCTGACCGAACTAATGACCGGTCTGGTAGCCGACATATCTGGACTTTTTCGCAAGGAAATCGACTTGGCGAAAGCGGAGGCATCCGAGAATTTGAACCGTGCGCTAGGAGGCGTCGAAATCCTGCTCGTCGGTCTTGTATTTGCAATCGGCGCTATAGGCGTGCTGTTGACCGCGGCGGTCAACGGATTAGCCGCTTTTCTCGTGGCGCGGAACATAGCTGAGCCGAGTGCTGACACGCTGGCAGCTCTCATTGTCGGAGTGATCGTCGCCCTCCTTGCCTGGGCAATGGTGGCGCGCGGTATTTCCACGCTGAGAGGCAGCAGCCTCAAGCTGGATAAGACGACAACATCGCTGCGGCGTGATGTGGACGTCGTGAAGGAGAGAGTGCAATGA
- a CDS encoding DUF3618 domain-containing protein: MNDNSHSHSAAELQREIEADRHRIEEKLHAIEERMSPGQLMDELLEYARQSGGAEYVSNLGKALRTNPIPVTLLGVSLAWLFANPGTRSPGTSERDEAQEEYPLATVTGAVRRTGPVEASFGERYSHFTDEGGNRFRALTDAGGRRAGHFVDQSGKAYRGFADAAGKQVKDIRDEAGTLFDGASGWASDTWRQVSTSTGRLTGSIAQAGSSVAGSVQDAARTFENRSAQFNDAILRHFRDQPLVGGALAFAVGAAIGAALPHTELEDQAVGDVSDKLRGDIISNASEAAQETVGTAREVLNKAGDGSIKYD, from the coding sequence ATGAACGACAATTCTCACTCCCACTCGGCTGCCGAGCTGCAGCGAGAGATCGAAGCGGATCGCCACCGGATCGAAGAAAAGCTCCACGCGATCGAGGAGCGCATGTCTCCCGGTCAGCTTATGGACGAACTGCTCGAATATGCAAGGCAAAGCGGCGGCGCTGAATATGTCAGCAATCTGGGCAAGGCGCTCAGGACCAACCCTATTCCCGTTACATTGTTGGGAGTGAGCCTTGCCTGGCTGTTTGCCAATCCCGGCACCCGCTCTCCAGGAACCAGCGAGCGGGACGAAGCCCAGGAGGAATACCCGCTGGCGACCGTGACGGGTGCCGTAAGGCGCACCGGACCTGTCGAGGCGAGCTTCGGCGAACGGTACAGCCACTTCACGGATGAAGGCGGCAATCGTTTCCGAGCCCTAACGGACGCTGGTGGCCGCCGGGCCGGCCATTTCGTTGACCAAAGCGGAAAGGCCTATCGCGGCTTTGCCGACGCGGCCGGCAAGCAGGTGAAGGATATCCGCGACGAGGCTGGCACCTTGTTCGATGGGGCTTCCGGTTGGGCCTCTGATACCTGGCGACAGGTGAGTACCTCCACCGGTCGGCTGACCGGTTCGATTGCGCAAGCCGGAAGTTCCGTCGCCGGCAGTGTTCAGGACGCGGCGCGAACGTTTGAGAATCGAAGCGCGCAGTTTAACGACGCCATTCTCAGGCATTTCCGCGATCAGCCTCTCGTCGGTGGCGCCCTTGCTTTTGCGGTCGGCGCAGCCATAGGAGCGGCGCTGCCGCATACGGAGCTCGAGGATCAGGCCGTGGGCGACGTTTCCGATAAGCTGCGCGGGGATATCATATCGAATGCGAGTGAAGCGGCCCAAGAAACAGTGGGGACTGCTCGAGAGGTCCTGAACAAGGCGGGAGACGGCAGCATAAAGTATGACTGA